ACTCGAACGTCGGCACGAGGAACGCCTCGTACGCGGTGCCCGGTTCCAGGTGGCGCGGGCAGATCAGCCGGGAGCAGGCGTTGTCGGCGTTGGTGCGCACCACTTCGGCGAGGGCGGCCAGCGCGGCGGTCGTGCCGTCGGTGGCGACCGGGTCGGCCAGGGAGCCGTTGACGTGCACGTGCGCCCAGGCGCCGAGCTGGTCCGCCGGCGGCAGTGTGCCGGCCGGGTCCGCGACGGTGATCGCCGGCAGCGGGCCACCGGCCTTCGGGACCTCGGTGAACTCGCTGCCGGTGGCGAGGACGACGAGCGCCAGCCACGGGGTGAGCCGGGCGGTGTGGCCGTCCGCGGCCGCCGGGCTGTAGCGCCAGAGGAAGTCCTCCTCGGAGAACTCGATGTGCGCCAGGTAGTTCGGTTCGAAGCTGGGCACGCCGGGCCGCGGTTCGGTGCGGGAGATCGCCCGCGGGTCGACGCCGACGACGTCGCCGGGCCCGTACAGCTGGACGTCGCGGTTCACCGGCTGGGCCAGGGTCTGGTGCCCGGTGATCGGGTCGCCGGAGACGAGCAGCTGCACCTTGACGGTGGCCCGCACGCCGGCCTGCGGCGGGGTCTTCACCTGGGTGCTGATCCCCGTGCGCAGCCAGGGCAGGAAGGTGTAGGCGTTCGTGCTCACGCGGCACCGCCGGCGAACAGCTCCGCGGTCGGGGTCAGTTCGGTGACGACCGGGTCCGCGGCGGCCAGCCCGGACCGGACCACGCCGCCGGCGATCGCCGCCCCGCCCTGGTCGAGTGGTGCGGCGGCGAACGACCACCGTCCGGTCCCGAGCCCGGCGGCGACCGTCCAGTCGTCGTGGCCGGCGTCGTAGACGAACGCGCTGCGGTAGCCGGCCTCGTCGCGGTCGCTCGAGGCTCCGCCGACGACCAGCACGCGGCCCGGGCCGACCGGGACGGCGCGGTGGAACGCTCGCCCGGCGGGCATCGGCTTCTTCTCCGTCCACTTCCCGCTGTGCAGCTCGAACACCTCGGTGGCGCGCTGGCTGAACGGGTCGTACGGCGCGGTGCCCGGCGAGCCCGGCGCGGTCCCGCCGGTGACGAGCACGGTGGTGCCCGACAGCCGGGTCGCCTGATGGTGCCGGCGGGCGCGCAGCAGCGCGCCGGTCGGGGCCCACAGCTTCTTGCCCGAGTCGTACAGCTCGCAGAACGCGAGCGCGGGGTCGTCGGGGACGCCGACCGGCACGACGCCGCCGACGACCAGGATCATGCCTTCGTCGAGCGCGACGGCGGTGTGGCCGGTGCGGGCGTCGGTCATCGCCGGTGCTTCGTGCCACTTTCCGTCGCTCGGGGTGTAGCGCTCCGCCGAACGCAGGGCGGTGACGCTCCCGCCGGGGCGGGCCGCGCTGCCGCCGGCGACGAGCACCGAGCCGTCGTCCAGCAGCACGGCGCTGTGCCCCCAGCGGGGGGTGATCATCGTGCCGGTGGTCGGCGTCCACTGGTTGCGGTTGTCCGGGCCGTCCGGGTGGTAGATCTCGGCGGAACCGAGTCCCGGCCCGGTGGGGGACGAGCCGCCGAGACCGCCGGCGGCGAGCACGGTGCCGTCCTGCAGGCGGGTGAGCGTGTGCAGCTGCCGGGGCGAGCGCATGATTCCGGTCGGGATCCAGGCGGCGGTCATGTCGAGGGTGTCGAGCGTCGCGGCGGTGCCGATCGCGGCGCCGGCGGCGTCCGCGCCGCCCGCCACCAGGACGATCCCGTGGTCGAGCGGGACCGCGCCGTCGTGCTGGCCGTACCAGGCGGCGGGGGCGGGCAGGTCGTGGGCGCCGGTCCAGGTGCCGAGGGGCGCGGTGAGAGTGGCCATCGTGGTTTCCTTCGTAGACGTCATGGGATGAGCACCTCGCCGGTGTCGGCGGGGCCGGGACCGGAGACACCGGCGGCGACGAGCACCCGGTTGTCGGGCAGCTCGGTGACGGCGTGGGCGGAGCGGCCTTGGAGCAAGCCCGAAACCGTCGTCCAGGTGTCGTGGTCCGGGTCGTAGACCAGGGCGGAGCGGTAGCCGGCGGTCCGTTCCGGTGTGCCGGTGCCGCCGGTCACCAGGACGAACCCGGAGCTCAGCAGCAGTGCCCGGTGCCCGGTGCGCCCGCCACCCGGCATCGGTGCCGCCGCGCTCCACGTGCCGTCCTTCGGGTTGTACCGCTCGGCCGTGGCGAGGCTGTGCGGATCGAGGGTGCCGCCGGGCGCGACGACCGGGTCGCCGCCGGTGACCAGGACCGTGCCGTCCGGCAGCAGCGTCGCCTGGTGACCGGTGCGGGCCTGGGCGAGGCTGCCGGTGACGACCCAGTCCACCTTCGCCCGGTCGAACACCTCGCAGTAGGCGAGCTGCCCGCTCCGGCCGTTCCCGCCCGGGAGGGCGCCGCCGGTGACCAGGACGTTGCCGTTCAGCAGCAGGACGGCCTGGTGGTCGGTGCGCGCGTCGGTCATCGGCGGCAGCGGCGCCCAGGCGCCGGTGCCGGGGTCGAACGCCTCGCATGAGGTGAGGGCGCCGTCGTCCTGGCCGGCCCGCACGCCGCTGCCGCCGGCGACCAGCACCCGGCCGCCGCCCAGCTTCGTCGCCGAATGGCCGTGCCGGGCGACCCCCATGGCCGCCACCGGCGTCCACGCGCTCGCGGCCTGGTTGGCCAGCTCGGCCGTCGCGAGCACGGCGTGGGTGCCCCGGCCGCCGGCGACCAGCACCCGGCCGTCGTCGAGCCGGGTGGTGGTGTGCCGGCGGCGGGCGGTGCCCAGTGCCGGGCCGGTGGCCCAGGAGTCGGCGGTCGGGTCGAACAGGGTGGTCGTGGCGACGGCCTCGCCGTCCTGGCCGGTCCCGCCGGCGAGCAGCACGTGGCCGGTGGCCAGCGGCACTGCGTCCACAGTGGACACCGGAGCCGGCAGGACGCCCGCGGCGGACCAGGTGCCCGGCACACCCGGGGCGCCCACCGTCTCGGCCGCGGGGATGACGTGCAGCAGGCCGTCCAGGGTCCGGTCCGCGGTGACGAAGTCGGCCAGCGCGTCTTCGGCGGTCGCCCGGCTGCGGAACGTCGTCACGGTGGCCCGGCCCGGCCGCGCGATCGAGCCCGGCGGGAACGCCTGCCGGTTGCTCTTGAGGTAGGCGACGACGAACCGCTGTTCGGTGACGCGGACCGTGTCCTGCGCGGCGAACGGCTGTTTCTGCGCGGCCTGGCGGGCCGACAGCGCGGCGCGGCTGGTGCTGCTGCCGCGGGTGAGTTCGTCGAACACGGGTCCGCTGACGCTGTGGAACCGCTTCTGCGGGACGGCAAGCCTGGCCGCACGCGGGGTGGCGGCCCTGTCGATCAGGTGCAGTTCGTAGCGGGCGCTGCGCCGGACGACCCGGGCGGTCGCGAGGGCGGTGTCGGCGGTCAGCTCCAGGCCGGCGTCCTGCGTTTCGTAGGACGGCCGGGAGAGGGCGGCGGCGTCGGACAGGGTCTGGAACTGTCCCATCGCGAACCGGTCGCCGGTGAACGACACCCGCTTCAGCCCGGTGTTGTCCACCGGGTTGACGGTGAACCGCTTGCCGTCACCGGCTTTCCGGCCGCCGACGCGGTCGAGCCGGACGCCAAGGGGCAATGCGCGTTGTCGGATGAAGAGCGTGCCGAGCGGGTGCAAGACGATCTCGCCGGTTTCGGGCAGCTGCCGGAGGTTGACCAGCGTGCGGTTGTCTCCGGACGGCAGCCGGGTGTCCCAGCCTTCGGTCTTGCCGATTTCGTTGGCCAGCAAGGGAAGGACGGCCACGGGTGGGAGGGTGGTGTCGCGGTCTTCGCCCCAGGTGATGTCGAAGTTGGCTGAGATGGAGAAGAACAGGAAGCCGATTGATCCGCGGCCGTGCGCTCGCCAGGGTGCCGGTCCTTCGAGCTGGAAGTCGAGGTCGATGCCGAAGGCGCCGACGCCGAAGGCTTTCAGCGTCACGTGGGCGTTGATGTGGATGGCGAATCGGAAGGGGGATAGCTGGAAGAGGGCGTCGAAGCCGAGGTGGCCTTCGACGCGGAACGCGCTGAAGCCGAGGCGTAGTTCGGCTTTGGCGCCGAATTGGACGGTGTTGCTGGTGACGGCGAAGTAGCCGGAGACGCGGATGAGCTGGTTGTTGCGGTTGAGGATGTCGACTGACAGCCGGTCGGGGATCGGGAAGGGGAGGGGTGGTGGCCGGTAGGCGGGGTGGAATCCGCCGACGGTGAGGACGAGGTCGGGGTTGTCGCCCCAGGCGACGAGGACGCCCATGCCGCCGTCGATGGTCATGGTGAGGATGCGCGAGTCGAAGAGCTTCGCGAAGAACCACAGGCGGGATTTGTCGAGTTCGAGGGCGCCGACGAACTGGGCCTGGACCACCAGCAGGGGGTCGTCCTCAGTGGGCAGTGCGGCCTTGAGGACGCCGAGCACGGCGATGTTCCCCGGGATCTCGATGATCACCCCCAGGGAGATGCTCACGAGAGTCGGCGTGCCCCAGCCGATCTTGGCCATCGGCCCGATGAGGAATGTGCCTTGTTCCGGGGGGAAGAACCGCGCCAGGTCGGAGAGAATCCGGGGCGCGTTGGCGACCACGTCCTTCGGGAACGCGACGGACTCGATCGCGCCGGTCCGGACGCCTTCGACCAGCGCCGCCAGGTTCATCCCGCGGTTCAGCCCGATGAGGCCGCCGACCGCCAGCAGCCGGAAGCCGTACCCCAGCTGGATGCCGCTGCCGAACTCGGCGGTGAGGACCATCAGCAGGGAGAAGCCCGGCGAGCCGTCCGGCTGGCGCGTCGTGATCAGCCCGATCGCCTTCAGCGCGAGGAAGTCCGCGAACTCCAGTTCCAGCGAGCCGGAGTACTCCCCGCGGTCCGGGTCGAACGACAGGAATCCTCCGCCGGACACGACGCCGCCGCTCACGGCCAGTGCGACGCCGGTCGGTGCTCGAAACCCGATCGACTGGTCAACCGGGCCGAGGTTGCCGTCCTGGCCAGGCCGGTTGGCGAACAGCGCGGCGAGGCCCAGCCGGCTCACGGCCGCGGTGAACGGACCGAGCGTGACCTGGATGTCCGCCGACACCTCGGCGGCCACCGCGGTGTCCCGCAGCAGCAGGGTGAGGTGGACGCCGGTGACGGTCACCGGACCGAGCTGTGCGGAGACCGCGATGGTGGTCTCCAACGCGCCGCTACCACGGAAGGTGAAGCCGTGTTCCCGTGACCAGGTCAGGCCGACGTCGAATCCGGCCCGAAGCCCGTCCGCGGGCAGAATGCTGGTGATGAAGCCGTCCGCGTCCGTGGTGTCCACGACGAGCTCGGCGCCGGTGACATCGGCGTGGAAGCCCACGTCGCCGTTGACGGTTCCGGCGCCGGCGTCGCCGACGAACTCCGTGGTCAGTCCGGCGACGATCCGGTTCGCCGTCAGGCGGATCCCTTCACCTGCTTCGAAGATGACAAACGGACTGGCAGGATCGGGACTTTCGCCGACGATGTCGAGCGACACGACGCCGGCGACACCCGCGCCGCCCGCGAGATCGAGCGATGTCGGCGGGCGCAGGTGCAGCACCTGCCCTTCGGTCAGGGTTCCGCCGACATGCAGCACGACCCGCAGATCGTCGCCGAGCTGCCCGAGGATGAGATCGACCGGTCCCGTCACGCCGGCGGCCAGTCCCAGGTCCAGTCCTGGCGGCACCGCACCGGTGGCGACCTGCACGAACAGCCCGAACAGGTCGAGGTCGGCCGGACCTTCCTCGTCGGCCTCGTGGGCGGTGGCAGTGGGGACCAGGACGTCGAACACCTCTCGGGCATTGGCCAGCAGCAGCTTGCCGTCGAACGTCGCCTCGCCCCAGCCGTAGACCTCCCGAAACACCGCCAGCGGGTCGCCGGCCAGCCGGCTGATCCGGTCCAGGTGCAGAACCCGCCGCAGTACCGGCGGAGCGTCGTCCGGTTGGAAGCCGACCGGCTTCACCTCGACGACCGTCAGCAGGGACAGCACCCTGCGGAGGAACGGATGCGCCAGGTCGAGGTAACCGACCACCGCGTCGCCCATCAGGCGCTCGACGAGTGTCGTGGCGAACCGGGCGAGGTCGTCGGCGCCCGGCAGGCCGGCCGTTGCCCGTTGAAAGTCGGTCGCCAAGGCGTGCAGCGAACTGCCGAAGCGGCGAATGCCGTCGAGAAGGCGCAGGGCCGCGTCCGCCCGTGCGACAGCGTCATCCGCTGCCGTCACCTCGTCGACGCCGGCCGCGATGGCGGCGGCCGCGTTCGAGGCGGCGGCGAGTGTCCGGGTGAATGCCGCGTCCGCGGACAGGTCAGGAGGCTTGTCCACGCCGAGTTCGGTGAGCAGCAGCGCGAAGTTGGCCGGCGTGAGCGCGCCTTCCATGGCTGCCAGGGCCACACTCAGTTCGGCGGCAAGGGCATCGAGGGTGGTGGGTTGGTCAGCCATGGTCGCGCCTTCCGCCGTTACGGGAGCCCATTGGCTGCCCGATCCAGAATTGTTTTTACGGCGTTTCCCTGGTTGTCGAGAAACGCGTAGTGTCGCTGCACGGCGGCATCCGGATCGTTGATGGAGGCCCCGAAGAACTTGCCGAAGAACTTTGCTTCATAGAGTCGCGCCGGGCC
This window of the Amycolatopsis balhimycina FH 1894 genome carries:
- a CDS encoding Kelch repeat-containing protein — its product is MTSTKETTMATLTAPLGTWTGAHDLPAPAAWYGQHDGAVPLDHGIVLVAGGADAAGAAIGTAATLDTLDMTAAWIPTGIMRSPRQLHTLTRLQDGTVLAAGGLGGSSPTGPGLGSAEIYHPDGPDNRNQWTPTTGTMITPRWGHSAVLLDDGSVLVAGGSAARPGGSVTALRSAERYTPSDGKWHEAPAMTDARTGHTAVALDEGMILVVGGVVPVGVPDDPALAFCELYDSGKKLWAPTGALLRARRHHQATRLSGTTVLVTGGTAPGSPGTAPYDPFSQRATEVFELHSGKWTEKKPMPAGRAFHRAVPVGPGRVLVVGGASSDRDEAGYRSAFVYDAGHDDWTVAAGLGTGRWSFAAAPLDQGGAAIAGGVVRSGLAAADPVVTELTPTAELFAGGAA
- a CDS encoding kelch repeat-containing protein — its product is MADQPTTLDALAAELSVALAAMEGALTPANFALLLTELGVDKPPDLSADAAFTRTLAAASNAAAAIAAGVDEVTAADDAVARADAALRLLDGIRRFGSSLHALATDFQRATAGLPGADDLARFATTLVERLMGDAVVGYLDLAHPFLRRVLSLLTVVEVKPVGFQPDDAPPVLRRVLHLDRISRLAGDPLAVFREVYGWGEATFDGKLLLANAREVFDVLVPTATAHEADEEGPADLDLFGLFVQVATGAVPPGLDLGLAAGVTGPVDLILGQLGDDLRVVLHVGGTLTEGQVLHLRPPTSLDLAGGAGVAGVVSLDIVGESPDPASPFVIFEAGEGIRLTANRIVAGLTTEFVGDAGAGTVNGDVGFHADVTGAELVVDTTDADGFITSILPADGLRAGFDVGLTWSREHGFTFRGSGALETTIAVSAQLGPVTVTGVHLTLLLRDTAVAAEVSADIQVTLGPFTAAVSRLGLAALFANRPGQDGNLGPVDQSIGFRAPTGVALAVSGGVVSGGGFLSFDPDRGEYSGSLELEFADFLALKAIGLITTRQPDGSPGFSLLMVLTAEFGSGIQLGYGFRLLAVGGLIGLNRGMNLAALVEGVRTGAIESVAFPKDVVANAPRILSDLARFFPPEQGTFLIGPMAKIGWGTPTLVSISLGVIIEIPGNIAVLGVLKAALPTEDDPLLVVQAQFVGALELDKSRLWFFAKLFDSRILTMTIDGGMGVLVAWGDNPDLVLTVGGFHPAYRPPPLPFPIPDRLSVDILNRNNQLIRVSGYFAVTSNTVQFGAKAELRLGFSAFRVEGHLGFDALFQLSPFRFAIHINAHVTLKAFGVGAFGIDLDFQLEGPAPWRAHGRGSIGFLFFSISANFDITWGEDRDTTLPPVAVLPLLANEIGKTEGWDTRLPSGDNRTLVNLRQLPETGEIVLHPLGTLFIRQRALPLGVRLDRVGGRKAGDGKRFTVNPVDNTGLKRVSFTGDRFAMGQFQTLSDAAALSRPSYETQDAGLELTADTALATARVVRRSARYELHLIDRAATPRAARLAVPQKRFHSVSGPVFDELTRGSSTSRAALSARQAAQKQPFAAQDTVRVTEQRFVVAYLKSNRQAFPPGSIARPGRATVTTFRSRATAEDALADFVTADRTLDGLLHVIPAAETVGAPGVPGTWSAAGVLPAPVSTVDAVPLATGHVLLAGGTGQDGEAVATTTLFDPTADSWATGPALGTARRRHTTTRLDDGRVLVAGGRGTHAVLATAELANQAASAWTPVAAMGVARHGHSATKLGGGRVLVAGGSGVRAGQDDGALTSCEAFDPGTGAWAPLPPMTDARTDHQAVLLLNGNVLVTGGALPGGNGRSGQLAYCEVFDRAKVDWVVTGSLAQARTGHQATLLPDGTVLVTGGDPVVAPGGTLDPHSLATAERYNPKDGTWSAAAPMPGGGRTGHRALLLSSGFVLVTGGTGTPERTAGYRSALVYDPDHDTWTTVSGLLQGRSAHAVTELPDNRVLVAAGVSGPGPADTGEVLIP